gtaaataagCTGCAAAAGTCTGTGAAAGCAGTGCAGTAATCTTTCAGCCATCGCCTTCTCCCCACAGCAGTATGCTTGATGTCCAAAACATTTCACAATAGTGTTAGAGAGCAAGACATGAGTACACACAAAAAACATCAAGCATGCAAACTCTTACATGTAACTTGTCTTTGGATTTGCGCTTCAGCACAGGGCCCCTTGAATACAGTTTGCACTTAGTTTTTACCTCAAATGGAGCGAAAGCCTCTGAGTATGTCTGAAATCAGTACAGTGAAGGTAATCTACTTTGCATCAACAGATACGTTCCATGTTTAATTCCCACTTTCATTTTACATACTTACAGAAAAGCCAACCAAGTGAGacaaaattcattacaaaaCCAGCTTCAACAGTTTTCTAAGCTATTTGAGGGCTGGTAACTCCAGACGATACTTGATGTTAATCCATTGTTTTCTTGTCTAGTATACTCGGGAAGTGAATATTCTATAACTTTGTGCAATTGACTGTGAATGCTGTGGCTTAAAAACTGATGCCTGCCAGGGTCGCCAATCAGCACCTCAGTTTGCTGTATCCTGATGCATTTCCTCAGCCAGTGATGCAGACCATCAGCAAGTTGTTCATCATAAAACATATCTCCTAGAACAATCAGGTCCCAGTTGCCAGCCTCTGAATTAATGATGTTCTTAATGGTGATGGGGAAGGGGTTCAGGTGGTTCAGTTCACAGTTCAAGATCATTGCCATTCCTGCAActgaaaagccaaacaaaagTTATATTTTAGGATTCTGCCATTCAGCCCCCCTTACACATTTCCTTGACATATCTTTCAGTTTcacctctgaaatatttttgtttatccTTTCTAGGGACTTCCACAGTTTTTGTTACGGGTCAAAATCTGGCATAAAGTGATGGAATTTTATCCTCATTGCACCACCATGACACAGGAGAGAACTATTCCTGGAATAGATACCAATGGAAACCAATCACAGAATCAAACCAGAATATCCAACTGCCTTAATCTATGGATATACTTCCTCCCTAACCAATGAGTAATTAAATTATGAATAAGCTGAATACATAAGTcaattacaggaaaacaaagtctggggggaaaaaggcaaaatctaGGCCCTCACATATGAAAGTGCAGGAATATGCTATGGTCCTACAGAGAAGCCAACTTGCTGCCTGCGCTTGGAGTTCTCTTCCAAACCAGCCATGGTGGTGTATAGGCAACACTTGATAGAAACTTTGCTGTTTGTTCATTCCAAGGAGCTACGGAGATACACTCAGTGCAGGAAAGGCTGGTACAACCCAGCTTCTAATACTGGCAAAATGCATTCATCTTTTTAGCATTCTTAGAACTATGTTGGGAACCTGAATTGCACCCAAATGGAGCAAAGAAAAGTCAATGttaaatgtgctttaaaaaaataatatctttacacagagatgaaaaaaaaaggccttaCTAGGGTCAATGTCATTAGCAAGGACTTGTGATGCACCACTCATCACAGCAGCTATTGCTGTTGCTCCACATCCACTTCCAAGATCCAAAACCGATCGTCCTTTAACAACCCGCGGATTATCTAAAATatacctgaaaagaaaaactgttaaaGCAATGAACAAGATGATTATGCAGATTTGTCAGTTTTGCATTACACTACGTAAGAGTTCTTGTCATACATGTAACAAAGCATGGTATCTTAAAAACACATGTGCAGCTGGTACATAGCTCCTTATTTGTCTCTGCTGAGATAAAAATCAAGAACAACCATCATTCTCCCTTACTCCTCCCTTCACCCcgcaaatggaaagaaatccAGCCAAGTAAGCAACACTTTATTTCAATCAGCTCCTTCTCTGACAGGTGAGCTTATCTAATAACTGGATGCAAACTGCAAGGTGACTAAAATGCTTGGCATCAGAAACAGGAAAGTAAACTGTTGGTAAGGATttgtagaaatgaaaagcaatctgactgaagaaatatgaaaatgcatttgcagtGAATATTGTGCCCCTCAAAAGACGAGGCCTACCCATTGCCCTAAAATACTGCTTATGCAACTGCTTGGAAGAAGAGgaatttctcctctttcttttcctgagccATGCAGACACAGATGCAAATACTGCTAGTCAGCTTAATGTTGTTCCTGAGTAGCAACAGGAAAATGAGAATAGAGCAGTGGTGAGCAGAAAGAGTATCTTCATCTAGTTGCTGACACCTGCCAAGAGGAAtcagcaaacaaaaacctctaggctggaaaggaagaagaactgACAGAAAGCAACCAGCAGTTATTGTTAAACACTACAAATCATACAGCTGTTACTGAGGGTTCAGAACTTCAACAATTGCCTTGAAATTCAATCTTCTGCAAAGGGGAAGGCCCTAAGTGACGGGGGAAGAGCCCTAGGTGACATAAATTACTGCAAATTGTCATAAATTTACTACCATTTACTACTAACTATCTGTTAAAGTAGAAACAGGAAAGGATTCTACATTTGTGTTGTCTTCTGGCATGGAGGGTGATGGCTGACTCTTCACGCAGGGCTACTGGTAAGCACAGCTTTTGCAGGTGGATTCCAGTGCAGGGAACTGTAATGGAAATGTTAAGATTGGTGTAAATGGCCAATGGATGGATGGGAATGCCTGGGCCTAGAAGCACCAGCAGGAATGGCAGAAGGAGGCCTAATAAGAGTGTCAAGTATTGATGGCACCTAGATCCCAGCACATCTGTATACAGATTCCCAGGAGCCCAGACTGGGAGAACAAAAGACAACCTACCCTCAAATTAAACAGTTCAAGCCATTACAAGACGATAGCAGGAAGGTCGAGACCAGGACTGAAGATGCAAAATACCCAGATCAGAAACCCAGGAGACATGAGGAGGACCTGACATCCCATGCCTCTTGTCCTACATGTCATCACAAGGAATCCTACCAGACGGCACGGGCATGCGCAGCTTGGTGCTTTTCAGTATGTGGTTATGAATCCGGTCAGTGCAACTAGCtcagttttaatgaaaatcacCTCCTCCTATGAGGTCTGGCACCGTTACCCTAATGTTGCAGCATTATTTACTACTTTGAAGATCTACAGATGCTGTCTTTTCTGAAAGCACCCAGGCAGGACATTTGTACAGAggctcagcagctctgctgtttgGCAGCAGTCCCCCCCGAGGCCGTCACCCCTCTGAGGACAGCCCCTAGTTTACCAACGGGGCAGAGGACAGGGGTGGGACCTCCATGGAAAGTGCTCCGTTTCCCCTTTCTGCAACGACTTTCCAGCAGTAACTTCTTGTGTAGAGCATGATCCAGCCTAATGCTGCAAGTGCCTTGTTTCCAGCTGAGTGGTTCTCCAGTTACCGCTAATGACTGGGGTGACTTAGGACAGCTGGAACCGACGGTATCCCCTGGCACACacacagggctgctgctggagactGCTGTCTGCCGTGCTGGGTTAATGAGCTATCTTTGGTTACACTGAGAGGAATAGCTTGAAATAGGAGACTCCTGATCTTGTGGAAATGCCAACTGTGAAATGAACACAGTTACGGAAGCAGCATGTTTTCgtgttccctttttctttttacttttccagATTATGCAGCTAATTTCTGACATTCCCAATACATCAAAACAAGTGCATAAACAATAAGTCAATAAAGTGGTGAAATGACAGATAATTATTATTGCTACCCAAATATCTGGGCATATGAATCATACAGTAACAAAATGTAGAGATTACCTTGCCTAATTTAATTATGCAATGTTTAGGAGCACTCTAGTTCATCTACATGGCAGGCTAATCAACTCGCAATTTAACTGTTAAGTCTCATCTTTTTCCTGGTCAAAAAAGCCTTCCTATTTAtgctttcttgcagaaaaacagcaaagccCCAGTTCAGATCCTTCCCTTTCATCTATGTAGGGAATGTTCTGACAGCTTGTTCTTTGCTGTAACAATTATGaactttttctgctgttcaaaGTGAGAAATTTGAttttacagaataaaagaaCTCCAACTAATTCCTGGGAAACAGgaacattaaaaacattttgacagTAACtggccaaaataaaaatgtggctTCTGATGTGACTAAGAGAGAGCCACAATAAAGCTTGACAATAAGGCTGCTGAAATCCTAAATGAGGAGAGTGATTCAGGCTAACCAGCACTCCAAGTGCATCAGCATAAACCTACTATTCTCAACAGACCAGACACACATCCACACTCCTGTCTGTctcctacaaaaaaacccccatgtgTTATGACAAAACAGCAATCCTCCTGTTTGGAACGACAATGAGTGATAAAATTAAACACCTCGCTAGGTTTTGATGGCAACTGCACAGATCCAAATTCAGCCCCGTTGTCAACACATGCATCGCCACCGAAGACAACAGATTTCAACTTAAGAGCCATAAATTATTCTGTATACAGCAGGTGCTGAAACTTCACTGCCAACCAGCAGAGATTTTGTCTCTTCCTGTATAGGCAGAGAGGAGTATGGATATGCACTCTCATACAAGGCAAATACAAATCGTTAGGAATCACTACAAACAGAGCCAGGTCTGACATTCTGGCCCGCAGCAGGCCAGACTTATCAACTCTGGTGATGCACGCTGCGTACCTGGAGAGGGCTTGGCCCCCTGGCCAGTAAATTGCCCAGAACGGGTCCCCGTAAGGCCACAGGTCAGGTTTTTCCCTCCAGAACCTGCAGCGAGGGGTGAGGAGGCGCAGTCGTATCTCTGGCGTGAGGTGCCCGCTGCTGGTGACCTCCGTGTTCTCCTCCAAAAACGCTCTCACCTCGGGGTCCAGAGACTTGCTGGCGCTCCAATGGCAGCAGCGCTTCCAGCGCAGAGAGGGgcctcccctcctgctcctccaagCCTTGGCAAAGGCGTTCTGCCTGCCCAAGAGGAGGAGCCGCTTCCAGCCGCGGAAGGCCATGTCTCCCCAAGGACAAACCCCGGGAGAGCTCGGAGCAAGGCTTATCTGAAGCAGGTGATGAGGCAGAAAGCTTGAAACAAAGTCACAGGATCTTGTTTTTCATAGTGATGGATGACAATTCCTGAAAGGAGAACAATGCTACATAAGTGATGTTTCTTCAGTAACTTCAAGGCTATACACCACCAGGGCTTTAGAAAGAAGAGGTCGACATGCTGTTGTGTGACCATGAATGCGTGCCTTGCCCCTGCCCAAAGAGCCTCTGAAGGTCGAAAGAAGTGGTATTTAAGAAAGAAGCTATCAAGAGACCCATTCAGGAGAGCGCTATAAACATATCCAGTGAGAAACAACCAGTTAGCTGGACAGCTGATAGAGCTAAAAGTTAAATGTGCAGCCTTTTAacatctccttccctctgccttgAAGATAAACACACAGCAATCTACTCCCATTTAAGGTTCTTCCATTGAATCTTAACATGTTGTAGCAGGGCTCTGGCATTGCAGGGCAAAGCAAAGGTTACCAGTAGGTTGTTTCAGAGATGCCATTAATTACAAGTTTATAATGGTGATGAGTCTTTTATAtgaaagcatctttttaaaggcaaacaATTAAAGGATTTCCTTAAaagactttcttctttctccctcagATTTGTGAGGCTGCCAGCTCCAAAacgaaaaaaaagaaattttaaaaaaagtcccCAAGAACTATCTTAATCGGAATACTCCCAATTTGTTGCATTTCagtctgtattttaaaggaTCAGTTAGTCTTATGGTGCAATAGTCTCATGTGGATGCTCTCGGCTGTAGAAGAAAGTAGACCTCTATCACTAGCCCACTCCCTGTGAGGGAACTATATAAACATGCTCCAAGCTGtctaaagagagagaaactgaaTCCAAcacctttaaaagaaattaagtttttaaaaggtgagaCATTCAGACTGGATGAGCTCACACTCAGAGGCCGCCTGACACCACTCAAGGCCAGTTTTCAGGTCACAAGCagtaaagaaaaggagaatggAATAATCTAATGAGTCAGAGTTTAGACTCATTAAAGAATCAGGAGAATGGAGAGTGGAAAGCCACAGCCCTCAGCTGACACGTGAACGAAGAGCCTCTCAGCGCTTCATCACCACACTCTCCTCACCCACCACCTCTTGCTGACCCTGGGTCTTTCTTACCCTGATCCTGCGAGTACACTTACCAAGCAGTGGCCTGAAGAGAGAGCAactcttttcctgccttcctgctCAAATCTCCTCCTTCATCCATCCTTTAATATTTCCgtatctcttttccttcctcaacTTGCGCTctaatttcttttcaataaCTCAGACTGACTTGCTTCAGGGCACAGCTTTTGAACCTCCCCCTAAACTGATGACCAGAGCGCATTTAAGGCCTGTGCTTCCACAACAGCAAGACCGCAAGTACgaacaaatacaaaagaaactGCACTCTCTATTTTGTGAttgttttctcccttctgcagtggttttcatgaaaaagcagaatgatgcgtgaagaaaataaacttcagcCCACCCCTGCCAATTTGTCACAACAGAAGAATTATGGCCAGCTTTGCCATCTACAGCTGTGCAGGTTGTCCTTAAAAAAACGAGACAAAGggacaacaggaaaaatatgCTAATAAAATGAAGTCTTAACACTTTATATAAAATTTcattacttcagtttttctttatttgtctCTATCTTTAGTAGAAGTCTGTATGTGTTTAGTGGTATTTTTGTTGTGTGCTGGCTTCTGCTTGAGGTACTGGGTTTAGGTTGATGGCTTACTAAAACGTTAAGCTGTGAACACTTCCCTCCTGTTACACTTGGCTATTTAGGCTGATAGTCCAGTTAAGCCTTTTGTTTAAATCACTAGCTAAgggctttgtatttttattacaaataaatacatgtgactgaacattttgcatttctccACATTTGAGAATGCCATTCAGCAGTGTCTGTGTAATTTATAAATGTAATTAAAGAATGCCTTCCTTCTTGAAGGCAGAGCTATATAATCCTCATCTGCCTAAGGGAAGCATGAAGTTAACGGAAATCAATCAGAAATATAAATCTTGTCAGCTAATGCCATATGCTGGTTTTTCCCCATGAATTGCTGCAAATTAGCAGGACTGAGATTCGGTCGCATACATTTTGCATCGCCTGTCATGACGGTtactctttttaaattaattgtcGGTAGAGAAATATCTGCCAAGAGCTCTGTGTTCAAAATGTCAAACTGAGCTTAAGCATTTAGCGCTGGAAGGCATCAGGATAGATAGCCTTGCGTCTGACACTCCCAGCCCTCCCACCTTGGGGGAATAAAACGAGTGGGCGACTAGAACTTGGAAAAGGGGACAAACGCaagcaaaacccaccaaaaaaacccaaacccaaaccaacaacaaaaaatccccaaaccccaacccaaaaaaACCGATTCTCGTGCGATTTAAGCTCTCTCTTTCGCAAGCAGCAGGTGCCTTTCACAGCATCACCACGCCGACCCCTCGGCAGCCGCCAGACCGaacggcggcggcagccgcccACCCCCGCGGCCCCAGCGCTGCCGCCGCTTCCacccggacccccccccagcttctcCACCccaggccgggctccccgccgggggggggggcaccgacAGCCC
The nucleotide sequence above comes from Buteo buteo chromosome 19, bButBut1.hap1.1, whole genome shotgun sequence. Encoded proteins:
- the ETFBKMT gene encoding electron transfer flavoprotein beta subunit lysine methyltransferase, translating into MAFRGWKRLLLLGRQNAFAKAWRSRRGGPSLRWKRCCHWSASKSLDPEVRAFLEENTEVTSSGHLTPEIRLRLLTPRCRFWREKPDLWPYGDPFWAIYWPGGQALSRYILDNPRVVKGRSVLDLGSGCGATAIAAVMSGASQVLANDIDPIAGMAMILNCELNHLNPFPITIKNIINSEAGNWDLIVLGDMFYDEQLADGLHHWLRKCIRIQQTEVLIGDPGRHQFLSHSIHSQLHKVIEYSLPEYTRQENNGLTSSIVWSYQPSNSLENC